A region of the Sporichthya brevicatena genome:
GCTGGAAGCCCGAGGGAGCGCCGTTCGGGTTCGAGACCGTGTTGGTGGACGTGTACTTGTACATGTACTCCCGGCCCTGACCCATCTCCTTGCTCCAGGTCTGGTTCTCGTAGGTGCCGCCGCGTTCGGCCTTGCTCCACGAGAACCGCTGGTCGAGCGAGGCGTCGGCGGCGTAGACGTCCCCGTTGCCGAGCTGGGCCATCAGCCGCTCGCGCGTCAGGTTCGGTCCGATCGCCTTCGCCGCCCGCTCGAAGATCAGGCTGCCGACGTAGTTCGCCTGGACGATGTGGTGGTTCAGGCCCTTGTTGCCGCGGGCGTACTTCGCCATCGTCGCCATGAACTCCGGACCCCACAGCTTGTAGGTGGTGTTGGTCCAGTAGCGGTTCACCGGGTGCTTGCCGAACAGCGAACCGAGCACCTCGGCCGCGAGGTGGTTCCCCGAGATGCCCTTCGGCGGGTAGTAGTTCTGCTGCGTCGCCTCGACCATGAACTTCGCCATCGTCGCGGGGTTGATGACGTAGTGGACGACGTGCTCGGGCTGGGCCGCGCGCAGCGACAGGATCTGCGCCGACATCGACGTCTCGGTGATCGCGACGTCGAGCTTCTTCACCAGCTTCGAGCCGGAGGCGTCGAGGACGCGCTGCACCTCGTTGCAGGACAGCTGCATCTCCGGACTGGTCAGGCACACCAGGCCGTAGGTCTTCGGTTTGATGACGTTCTTCACCCAGTGGGCGTTCGCCATCGCCTCGTGAATCATCGACATGTGGGTCGGGAACATGTACGGGTCCTGCCACTCGGTCTGCGAGTAGGCCCACGTCCCGACCGCCGGCAGCTTGTACTGCGCCAGGTCCGAGTGGATCGACGCCGACGCCCAGCTCGAGTAGCTGAGCAGCGCGAAGACCTTGTCCTGCCCGGCGAGCTTCTTCAGGCACGCCTTGGAGCGTGAGACCTCACCGGGACCGTCGTCGCAGTCGACGAGGGAGAGGCGCCGGCCGAGGACGCCGCCGCGGTCGTTGATCGAGGCGAACGCGGCCTTGATGCCGTTCACCATCGGCGTGACGAGCAGGTTCCCGAGCGCAATCCCGTGCGCGGAGACCGTGCCGAGCTTGATCGAGTCGTTCGTGACGCCGATGTCGGTCGCGCCGTTCTTGGACGCCGCGATCTTCGCGTTCTCCGCGGCCTGGGCGGCGTTGTCGATGCTCGTGATCCCCTGGGAGGTCGCCGCCTTGCCGGCCGAAGCGGCGCCCTCGGCGGCCTTGGCGCCCTTGCCCTTCTTCGCCGTCGGCGCCGCCGCTCCGCCGGCGACCGGGGCCGCACCCTCGACGGGGGTCGCGCCCGTCACCGGCACGGCGCCGGCCGGCGCCTCCCCCGGCGCTCCCACCGGG
Encoded here:
- a CDS encoding ABC transporter substrate-binding protein, which encodes PVGAPGEAPAGAVPVTGATPVEGAAPVAGGAAAPTAKKGKGAKAAEGAASAGKAATSQGITSIDNAAQAAENAKIAASKNGATDIGVTNDSIKLGTVSAHGIALGNLLVTPMVNGIKAAFASINDRGGVLGRRLSLVDCDDGPGEVSRSKACLKKLAGQDKVFALLSYSSWASASIHSDLAQYKLPAVGTWAYSQTEWQDPYMFPTHMSMIHEAMANAHWVKNVIKPKTYGLVCLTSPEMQLSCNEVQRVLDASGSKLVKKLDVAITETSMSAQILSLRAAQPEHVVHYVINPATMAKFMVEATQQNYYPPKGISGNHLAAEVLGSLFGKHPVNRYWTNTTYKLWGPEFMATMAKYARGNKGLNHHIVQANYVGSLIFERAAKAIGPNLTRERLMAQLGNGDVYAADASLDQRFSWSKAERGGTYENQTWSKEMGQGREYMYKYTSTNTVSNPNGAPSGFQPDPDQFVVYTHK